In Pseudomonas rhizosphaerae, one DNA window encodes the following:
- a CDS encoding DNA polymerase III subunit gamma/tau C-terminal domain-containing protein, producing MPTQEPILDIVGEQPALTPMPAPTPASAVPDAPETEPEPSEDDAEPVDYTPAGMDRDDEPPLDEDYYAPETDGAAYSYLDELASETVHDAPVEAEPEVLPAAQPATGLALQWLELFPKLPISGMTGSIAANCTLIAMEGDDWLLHLDPAQSALFNSTQQRRLNDALNQYHGRPISLTIELIRPEQETPAQAAARWRANRQADAEQSIHQDPYIQQMLQQFGAIIRDDTIEPVEAVASPTR from the coding sequence GTGCCCACCCAGGAACCCATCCTCGACATCGTCGGCGAGCAGCCCGCATTGACCCCAATGCCAGCGCCTACACCCGCCAGCGCCGTCCCCGATGCCCCTGAAACCGAGCCGGAGCCTTCCGAAGACGACGCCGAACCTGTCGACTACACCCCAGCCGGCATGGACCGCGACGACGAGCCGCCACTGGACGAAGACTACTACGCCCCGGAAACCGACGGCGCCGCCTACAGCTACCTCGACGAGCTCGCCAGCGAGACTGTCCACGATGCGCCGGTCGAGGCCGAACCCGAGGTGCTGCCCGCCGCGCAGCCAGCCACCGGCCTGGCCCTGCAATGGCTCGAACTGTTCCCGAAGCTGCCGATTTCAGGCATGACCGGCAGCATCGCCGCCAACTGCACCCTGATCGCCATGGAGGGCGACGACTGGCTGCTGCACCTGGACCCGGCGCAAAGCGCGCTGTTCAACAGCACCCAGCAGCGCCGCCTGAACGACGCGCTCAACCAGTACCACGGGCGCCCGATCAGCCTGACCATCGAGCTGATCCGTCCGGAACAGGAAACCCCGGCTCAGGCCGCTGCGCGCTGGCGTGCCAATCGCCAGGCCGATGCCGAGCAGTCGATTCACCAGGACCCGTACATTCAACAAATGCTGCAACAGTTCGGTGCCATCATTCGCGACGATACGATTGAACCAGTCGAGGCGGTGGCCAGCCCAACGCGTTAA
- a CDS encoding YbaB/EbfC family nucleoid-associated protein: MMKGGMAGLMKQAQQMQEKMAQMQEELAKAEVTGQSGAGLVSVVMTGRHDVKRVSLDDSLMQEDKDVLEDLIAAAVNDAVRKIEANSQDKMSGMTSGMQLPPGFKMPF, encoded by the coding sequence ATGATGAAAGGTGGCATGGCCGGCCTGATGAAGCAGGCCCAGCAGATGCAGGAAAAAATGGCTCAGATGCAGGAAGAGCTGGCCAAGGCCGAAGTAACCGGCCAGTCGGGCGCAGGCCTGGTGAGCGTAGTGATGACCGGACGTCACGACGTCAAGCGCGTCAGCCTCGATGACAGCCTGATGCAGGAAGACAAGGACGTTCTGGAAGACCTCATCGCCGCCGCCGTCAACGACGCCGTCCGCAAGATCGAGGCCAACAGCCAGGACAAGATGTCCGGCATGACCTCCGGTATGCAACTCCCGCCAGGCTTCAAGATGCCGTTCTAA
- a CDS encoding NADP-dependent oxidoreductase, with protein MSQDLTLNQRFVLASRPTGAPTPENFRLEREALPDLEDGQVLLRTLYLSLDPYMRGRMSDAPSYAAPVEIDEVMTGGTVSRVETSKHPKFREGDLVVGMTGWQTHCISDGSNLTPLPAGIPSPSMALGVLGMPGMTAYMGLTHIGQPKEGETLVVAAASGAVGSVVGQVGKIKGLKVVGIAGGPDKCRYVVEELGFDACVDHKSDTFAEDLAKACDQGIDIYFENVGGKVFDAVMPLLNARARIPVCGLIAGYNATDLPEGPDRFALLPRTLLTKRIRMQGFIVFDDFGDRHAEFFSAMVPWVRDGKIKFREDVVEGLERAPEAFIGLLQGHNFGKLVVKVSEV; from the coding sequence ATGTCCCAAGACCTGACCCTCAACCAGCGCTTCGTCCTCGCGTCCCGCCCAACCGGCGCGCCGACGCCGGAAAATTTCCGCCTGGAGCGCGAAGCATTGCCGGATCTCGAGGACGGCCAAGTCCTGCTGCGCACCCTCTACCTGTCACTCGACCCCTACATGCGTGGCCGCATGAGCGACGCGCCGTCCTACGCGGCGCCGGTTGAAATCGACGAGGTCATGACCGGCGGCACCGTCAGCCGTGTGGAAACCTCCAAGCATCCAAAATTCCGCGAAGGCGATCTGGTCGTCGGCATGACCGGTTGGCAAACCCACTGCATCTCCGATGGCAGTAACCTCACGCCGCTGCCTGCCGGCATCCCCAGCCCGTCCATGGCGCTCGGCGTCCTCGGCATGCCTGGCATGACTGCCTACATGGGCCTGACCCACATCGGCCAGCCCAAGGAAGGCGAAACCCTCGTCGTCGCTGCAGCTTCCGGCGCGGTTGGTTCGGTAGTAGGGCAGGTGGGCAAGATCAAGGGCCTCAAGGTCGTCGGTATCGCCGGCGGTCCGGACAAGTGCCGCTATGTCGTCGAGGAGCTGGGCTTCGACGCCTGCGTCGACCACAAGAGCGACACCTTCGCCGAAGACCTGGCCAAGGCCTGCGATCAGGGCATCGACATCTACTTCGAGAACGTCGGCGGTAAAGTCTTCGACGCGGTCATGCCCCTGCTCAACGCCCGTGCGCGCATCCCGGTCTGTGGCCTGATCGCCGGCTACAACGCCACCGATCTGCCGGAAGGCCCCGACCGTTTCGCGCTGCTGCCGCGCACCTTGCTCACCAAGCGCATCCGCATGCAGGGCTTCATCGTGTTCGACGATTTCGGCGATCGCCACGCCGAATTCTTCTCGGCCATGGTGCCGTGGGTTCGCGACGGCAAGATCAAGTTCCGTGAAGACGTGGTGGAAGGTCTGGAGCGCGCGCCAGAAGCTTTCATCGGGCTGCTGCAAGGGCATAACTTCGGCAAGCTGGTGGTCAAGGTTTCCGAGGTCTGA
- the recR gene encoding recombination mediator RecR: MSFSPLIRQLIDSLRTLPGVGQKSAQRMALQLLERDRSGGSRLAQALSQAMEGVGHCRQCRTLTEEELCPQCADPRRDDTLLCVVEGPMDVYAVEQTGYRGRYFVLKGHLSPLDGLGPEAIGIPQLMARIDEQGTFAEVILATNPTVEGEATAHYIAQLLAKKGLIASRIAHGVPLGGELELVDGGTLAHSFAGRRPITL; encoded by the coding sequence ATGAGCTTCAGCCCACTGATCCGTCAACTGATCGACAGCTTGCGCACCCTGCCCGGCGTCGGTCAGAAATCCGCCCAGCGCATGGCCTTGCAGCTGCTCGAGCGCGACCGCAGCGGCGGTAGCCGGTTGGCCCAAGCCTTGAGTCAGGCCATGGAAGGCGTTGGCCATTGCCGCCAGTGCCGTACCCTCACCGAAGAAGAACTCTGCCCGCAATGCGCTGACCCGCGCCGCGACGACACGTTGCTGTGCGTGGTGGAAGGGCCAATGGACGTCTATGCTGTGGAGCAGACCGGCTACCGCGGCCGCTATTTCGTCCTCAAGGGGCATTTGTCGCCGCTCGATGGCTTGGGCCCGGAGGCAATCGGCATTCCACAGCTGATGGCACGCATAGACGAGCAGGGCACCTTCGCCGAAGTGATCCTGGCCACCAACCCGACCGTGGAAGGCGAAGCCACTGCACATTACATCGCTCAGCTGCTGGCGAAAAAAGGTCTGATAGCTTCGCGTATTGCCCACGGCGTGCCATTGGGTGGCGAATTGGAGTTGGTAGACGGCGGCACCCTGGCCCATTCTTTCGCTGGCCGCAGACCAATCACCTTGTAA
- a CDS encoding PhzF family phenazine biosynthesis protein translates to MHRLAFKQVDVFTHQRFKGNPLAVILKAESLTREQMQQIAHWNNLSETTFVLPATRPEADYRVRIFTPSSELPFAGHATIGSAHALMEAGLIEPRNGRLVQECPVGLINVDVTSQPDGSRLITFELPPATIQPVNDSDYRELQAVLGVSVVRDRRPCFVTVGPRWLVVQLRDAQTVLAVIPDLARMAINDHRTSTTGVVIFGPHPEGSNEHIEVRTFAPTCGIVEDAACGSGGGAVAAFIRATGQTASFGSQIRIAQGAALGRAGKLHLSISDESIKVSGACVTCLDGFLKP, encoded by the coding sequence ATGCACCGCTTAGCGTTCAAGCAAGTCGACGTCTTCACCCACCAGCGCTTCAAGGGCAACCCGCTGGCGGTCATTCTGAAGGCCGAAAGCCTGACCCGCGAACAGATGCAGCAAATCGCCCACTGGAACAACCTGTCCGAAACCACCTTCGTGCTGCCTGCCACGCGCCCCGAAGCGGACTACCGCGTCCGCATCTTCACCCCCAGTTCCGAGCTGCCGTTCGCCGGCCATGCCACCATTGGCTCCGCCCACGCCTTGATGGAAGCCGGCCTCATCGAGCCCCGCAACGGCAGGCTGGTGCAAGAGTGCCCCGTGGGCCTCATCAACGTCGACGTCACCAGTCAGCCCGATGGCTCGCGGCTGATCACTTTCGAGCTGCCACCCGCAACGATCCAGCCGGTCAACGACAGCGATTATCGCGAACTGCAGGCCGTGCTGGGTGTGAGCGTGGTGCGCGATCGCCGGCCGTGCTTCGTGACGGTGGGTCCGCGCTGGCTGGTGGTGCAGCTGCGCGACGCGCAAACGGTACTGGCCGTGATACCAGACCTGGCGCGCATGGCCATCAACGACCACCGCACCAGCACCACGGGCGTTGTGATTTTCGGCCCGCACCCTGAAGGCAGCAATGAACACATCGAGGTGCGTACCTTTGCACCCACGTGCGGCATCGTCGAGGACGCGGCTTGTGGCAGCGGCGGCGGGGCGGTAGCAGCCTTCATTCGTGCCACGGGCCAGACCGCCTCGTTCGGTTCGCAAATACGTATCGCCCAAGGCGCCGCCCTGGGGCGCGCCGGCAAGCTGCACCTGTCGATCAGCGATGAATCGATCAAGGTCAGCGGTGCCTGTGTCACCTGCCTTGATGGCTTTCTCAAACCCTAG